A window of Babesia microti strain RI chromosome III, complete genome contains these coding sequences:
- a CDS encoding hypothetical protein (overlaps_old_locusTagID:BBM_III02135): protein MRIISNYCRILRANLDIGDIEAAGNMAIMAMESIKNSKQAAYYLNFVSKYPEVSLDRSKLLHMLSKYHSSASIRDLCLMANAMCKFNISDPKFTEYFTHFIKNNITSFTIIDACQSLFYLSKIGDTSLYLQLVKYLANRQLSSHAITSIITSARQLSIDPCNYGFVFKKIPAVIPTFSSRQASTVLGYGAKYLNTNSIVQLSDVIIRNKYSSARDLVVALNALAARNNSLTSSQISIIYLKLNSMDLSLLDCIGVLNSSSKMAESLPREAFTCCKQACNMILNNLSDYAIEEISHLPLVVYKLKWLNTCKLLSQIHSHLLYHINCGNNLVPHLFAYLRGLSLNHAKHPLQLHDLYKFKTVLLDNLNTIPLRDYAATINASSLLFPDMKPRNIQLLKSSISEHVEYATFKDYALLMKSLQRWDALDDEVLTLFAERVAIHINLSVKDNPSPVSPVSIASLCKILLDKGYKSEFLINIMRRYIRKYSDQLNEQQVYVIGQFLEQKNA from the exons atgaGGATAATATCTAATTATTGCCGTATTTTAAGGgcaaatttggatattgGAGATATTGAAGCTGCAGGAAATATGGCGATAATGGCAATG GAATCCATCAAAAATTCTAAACAAGCTGCATACTATCTAAATTTTGTTTCCAAATATCCAGAAGTATCATTAGATCGCAGCAAACTATTGCATATGCTATCAAAATATCATAGTTCGGCGTCTATTAGGG ATCTGTGCCTCATGGCCAATGCcatgtgtaaatttaatatttctgATCCCAAATTTACCGAATACTTCACTCActtcattaaaaataatataacaagTTTTACTATAATAGATGCTTGTCAATCGCTATTCTACCTTTCCAAAATTGGGGATACCAGTTTGTATCTTCAACtagtaaaatatttagccAATAGACAACTGTCATCGCAT GCGATCACATCCATAATTACATCAGCCAGGCAATTAAGCATCGATCCTTGTAATTATGGGTTTGTGTTTAAAAAAATCCCCGCAGTTATACCAACATTCTCATCCAGACAAGCATCCACTGTGTTAGGTTATGGCGCAAAATACCTCAACACTAACTCAATTGTACAACTATCTGATGTGATTATCAGAAATAAATATTCCTCCGCCAGGGATCTGGTAGTGGCACTCAATGCTCTGGCAGCCAGGAATAACAGCCTAACAAGTTCtcaaatttcaataatATACCTGAAACTCAATAGTATGGATCTATCGCTATTGGATTGCATTGGAGTACTAAACAGTTCGTCAAAAATGGCCGAAAGTCTGCCACGGGAGGCTTTTACCTGCTGTAAACAAGCATGCAACATGATCTTGAATAATTTGTCGGATTATGCCATTGAAGAGATATCTCACTTACCCCTTGTCGTATATAAGCTCAAGTGGCTTAATAcctgtaaattattatcgCAAATACATTCACACCtgttatatcatataaacTGTGGCAATAACTTAGTTCCTCATTTATTCGCGTATTTAAGAGGACTGTCACTTAATCATGCCAAACATCCACTACAACTGCATGACTTGTACAAGTTTAAAACGGTTctattggataatttaaataccATACCTCTTAGAGACTATGCTGCAACCATTAACGCATCATCTCTGCTATTCCCCGATATGAAACCAAGAAACATTCAATTACTGAAATCTAGTATCTCTGAACATGTGGAATATGCAACGTTCAAGGATTATGCACTGTTGATGAAATCATTGCAACGATGGGACGCGCTGGATGATGAAGTGTTGACATTATTCGCCGAAAGAGTTGCTATtcacataaatttatccGTAAAGGACAATCCGTCACCTGTATCCCCTGTAAGTATTGCTTCACTTTGTAAGATTTTATTGGACAAAGGTTACAAGAGTGAAtttctaataaatattatgcGACGTTATATAAGAAAGTATTCGGATCAACTAAATGAGCAGCAAGTTTATGTGATTGGACAATTTTTAGAACAAAAAAACgcataa
- a CDS encoding hypothetical protein (overlaps_old_locusTagID:BBM_III02140) produces the protein MNNHPKDDIYIEKFTISDNSSIESFYTPTVDLSKSENDKNDMLEMSIKKDTPLCKIFQRNYNGQFPKYNFLRLQNKNGKSQQNRKFSHVLSRMRIGCNRLCSGRHSLDIDTSSEDGSCVRDRIQNAPLLLHDHGSDISKYDNQDFIGTEQGDIWTMESNFIRDSKLKNARGKRNPRHRNHYLPVMPMPIEPSLSAMSTANYEFFSNKHTQM, from the exons ATGAATAACCATCCGAAAGACGACatttatattgaaaaatttacaatatctGACAACTCATCCATTGAATCTTTTTATACGCCTACAGttgatttatcaaaaagTGAAAATGACAAAAATGATATGTTAGAAATGAGTATTAAAAAGGATACTCCACTGtgcaaaatatttcaacGAAATTACAACGGTCAATTcccaaaatataattttttgagattgcaaaataaaaatggaaaATCGCAACAAAATAGAAAATTTAGTCACGTCCTTTCGAGGATGCGAATTGGGTGTAATAGGTTATGTTCTGGGAGGCACTCTCTCGACATTGACACTTCGTCTGAGG ATGGAAGTTGTGTTAGGGATAGGATCCAAAATGCCCCGCTACTATTGCATGACCATGGTTCAgatatttccaaatatgACAACCAGGACTTCATAGGCACAGAACA AGGGGACATTTGGACTATGGAATCAAACTTTATAAGGGATAGTAAGCTCAAGAATGCCCGTGGTAAGAGGAATCCCAGACATCGTAACCATTATTTACCCGTAATGCCTATGCCAATTGAACCTTCGCTAAGCGCCATGTCTACGGCAAATTACGAATTTTTTTCGAACAAGCACACCCAAATGTAA
- a CDS encoding cyclin dependent kinase binding protein, putative (overlaps_old_locusTagID:BBM_III02145), translating into MEWCTVNGTKYDQHQLTELAIKLNIIATRLSSISTAECIKFLSNIPCYKPPSENDTKNDIDISSIHKSKHFNKGDFTHTCDDNSHLTRYSNFCYNATQQTPTTNLPQSGWGFVKKCTNKLQRIRYRICLFYGKSEKNSLTKLISVERNGRYAGISYEELITPSNEKPDQPLQLNLDEFLNHKFETTKIDVVDGSDDLTTIKNAINGRQSNESISNVFHKEYKSLLNTEFSKQRPFLEPPLTFTKLYNLREKLFRLIDIVPMLDPATVAAGWVLFERLVVSKHVTASNRKLYAGVCLIISFKFYQDDTLNILSSLTNALQSLDPHSNITVRNIFSLELHIFTLLRFDLALDFSQVSSHLNHYLESRNMTFKEFYGMSPIA; encoded by the exons ATGGAGTGGTGTACCGTTAATGGCACCAAATACGATCAGCATCAACTAACCGAACTGGCCATAAAGCTTAACATAATTGCCACTAGGCTTTCCAGTATATCTACCGCAGAATGCATCAAGTTCTTGTCCAATATCCCTTGCTACAAACCACCCAGTGAAAATGATACGAAGAATGACATTGATATCAGTTCTATCCACAAATCGAAACATTTTAACAAGGGTGATTTTACCCATACTTGTGATGATAATAGCCATCTAACAAGATATAGTAATTTTTGCTACAATGCTACCCAACAAACTCCTACGACAAACCTTCCCCAATCTGGCTGGGgatttgtaaaaaaatgTACTAACAAACTCCAACGCATACGTTACCGCATTTGCTTGTTCTATGGGAAATCTGAAAAAAATTCTCTCACAAAACTTATATCTGTCGAGCGAAATGGTAGATACGCCGGCATATCCTATGAGGAACTTATCACCCCCTCTAATGAAAAACCCGATCAACCGTTGCAACTAAACCTAGATGAATTCCTAAAccataaatttgaaacaaCTAAGATAGATGTTGTTGATGGTTCTGATGATCTGACCACCATTAAGAACGCAATAAATGGTAGACAATCCAATGAGTCTATATCCAATGTCTTTCACAAGGAATACAAGTCTTTGCTTAACACAGAATTTAGTAAACAGAGACCATTTTTGGAACCGCCATTGACATTTACTAAACTCTACAACCTGCgtgaaaaattgttcagACTAATAGATATAGTACCGATGCTTGATCCAGCTACGGTTGCCGCAGGGTGGGTCTTATTTGAAAG ACTAGTAGTTTCCAAGCATGTCACTGCATCTAATCGTAAACTGTACGCTGGCGTATGTCTGATAATTTCATTCAAATTCTACCAGGATGACACGCTTAACATACTTTCATCTCTCACAAATGCACTACAGTCATTAGACCCTCACTCAAATATTACTGTTAGAAACATATTTTCATTAGAGTTGCATATTTTTACGCTACTTAGATTTGACCTGGCACTAGACTTTTCACAGGTTTCAAGCCACTTAAACCATTACCTGGAATCAAGGAATATGACTTTCAAAGAGTTTTACGGGATGAGTCCAATTGCCTGA
- a CDS encoding Protein tyrosine kinase (overlaps_old_locusTagID:BBM_III02150): MGMTMDVKGLYTPKARFSARETRDKFDFAIQSKFHSLDFTLDDFDIGAFVGDGAHGQVFLARERRTGFICVLKCIFKSQLVKNGQEAIFKREIELHGHLRHPNIACLYTWFTSPTMIFIVMEYCYNGDLFNYMSKHGQLSEERVSEILFEVIWAIRSCHDKRIAHLDIKPENILLDHENRCKLADFGFSAHIGHLYRSNGVPHHRGTHDYWSPEQCAKHLGLGLKYGEYDEQSDIWALGILAVELFIGYPPFGSTTEEPNNVIMNRIHTYHWTKHIFEMKREKHLLSSTPEFRSFVEACLRKHSFKRPKADELLMHPWIVKHNINRFKDEAFISQPRSGYNYRKS; encoded by the exons ATGGGCATGACGATGGATGTTAAAGGTTTATACACTCCAAAGGCACGTTTTTCTGCTAGGGAAACGAGGGACAAGTTCGATTTTGCTATACAAAGCAAGTTTCACTCCCTGGACTTTACACTGGATGACTTTGATATAGGTGCATTCGTG GGCGATGGTGCCCATGGGCAGGTTTTTTTGGCAAGGGAACGACGTACCGGTTTTATTTGCGTGTTAAaatgcatttttaaatcaCAACTTGTGAA AAATGGACAGGAAGCTATTTTCAAGCGGGAAATCGAATTGCACGGGCATCTGAGACATCCAAACATAGCATG CTTGTATACCTGGTTCACTAGCCCTACTATGATATTCATAGTGATGGAATATTGTTACAATGGCGAtctatttaattatatgtcAAAACATGGCCAACTGAGTGAAGAAAGGGTATCAGA AATTTTGTTCGAAGTCATTTGGGCCATTAGAAGCTGCCACGACAAACGCATAGCGCACTTGGATATTAAACCA GagaatatattattggaCCATGAAAACAGGTGTAAATTGGCGGACTTTGGATTCTCTGCACACATAGGGCATTTGTACCGCTCAAACGGAGTGCCTCATCATCGTGGCACGCATG ATTATTGGTCTCCGGAGCAGTGTGCCAAACATTTGGGTCTGGGGTTGAAGTATGGGGAGTATGATGAACAAAGCGACATATGGGCGTTGGGCATATTGGCAgttgaattgtttattgGATACCCTCCATTTGGATCTACTACTGAAGAGCCCAACAATGTGATTATGAACAGAATCCACACTTACCACTGGACCAAACAT ATTTTTGAAATGAAGAGGGAAAAACATCTACTCTCGTCGACGCCTGAGTTCCGATCTTTTGTAGAGGCCTGTCTCAGGAAGCACTCTTTTAAACGTCCCAAAGCAGACGAGCTACTGATG CACCCATGGATTGTGAAACACAACATTAATAGATTTAAAGATGAAGCATTTATTTCCCAGCCACGATCTGGGTACAATTATAGGAAATCGTAA
- a CDS encoding conserved Plasmodium protein, unknown function (overlaps_old_locusTagID:BBM_III02155): protein MFGKNFTLRRTPGDEPVDLWNYFHGDEAKFGLLIVTNVGVVDEYNVNVELNLRHGSCVGQVYEAQVKIKQDFRFTWIPLKLTIGSTAMANINDELPEHKGVIKVVVSRKVCKHKISDGSIGVKEPFKSIIGKMTNKEKSSGNHLIIHQNVNISHTLILKTKVVHDVHLLVMENVSSHTCIISKVKSDFETLLSRSLQLLPTERFSLVLDAEKIKSNILWVNWSLETPNTQSYRQNIWYPTEIVSKKSNNKLRIVCSHVNFTNGLATLDITIYNNTTDEMDIQLYMGHSDSLVVLQESYSVGLIKGRTGGSCKVEYIVVRRGIQQLPNIKLVDKLSNKSYLLSGVIFQF, encoded by the exons ATGTTTGGGAAAAATTTTACTCTCAGACGCACTCCAGGTGATGAACCTGTAGACTTATGGAATTATTTTCACG GAGACGAGGCAAAATTTGGATTGTTAATAGTAACTAACGTTGGTGTTGTAGACGAGTACAATGTGAATGTGGAACTCAATCTTAGGCATGGCTCTTGTGTGGGCCAGGTTTATGAGGCACaagttaaaattaaacaggACTTTCGGTTCACATGGATTCCTCTAAAGCTGACTATTGGGTCTACAGCTATGGCAAATATAAACGATGAGTTACCTGAACATAAGGGAGTAATTAAGGTTGTAGTATCACGGAAAGTATGTAAACACAAGATCAGTGATGGATCAATAGGCGTTAAGGAACCCTTCAAGTCTATAATTGGCAAGATGACCAACAAAGAGAAATCTTCAGGAAACCATTTGATTATCCAccaaaatgtaaatatatcacatacGTTAATTCTTAAAACAAAAGTTGTGCATGATGTTCACCTATTGGTTATGGAAAATGTATCTTCGCACACATGTATAATTTCCAAGGTAAAAAGTGATTTTGAAACGCTTTTATCACGTTCTCTACAATTGCTACCTACCGAGCGATTTTCGTTGGTGTTGGATGCGGAAAAAATAaagtcaaatattttgtggGTCAATTGGTCATTAGAAACACCCAATACACAATCATATCGccaaaatatttggtaTCCGACAGAAATAGTGTCGAAGAAATCTAATAATAAACTCCGCATTGTATGCTCCCATGTAAATTTCACAAACGGATTAGCCACGCTGGATATCACGATTTACAACAATACAACTGATGAAATGGATATACAGTTATACATGGGGCATAGTGACAGTTTGGTGGTGCTTCAGGAGAGCTATTCAGTGGGATTAATTAAGGGTAGGACAGGGGGGAGTTGTAAAGTAGAGTATATAGTTGTGAGACGAGGGATTCAGCAATTACCAAACATTAAGCTGGTGGATAAGTTGAGTAATAAGAGCTATTTGCTTTCGGGGGTGATTTTTCAGTTCTAA
- a CDS encoding conserved protein, unknown function (overlaps_old_locusTagID:BBM_III02160), with protein sequence MANIPVCCQPDSVAFLPNSKDIIVATYTHSEGVRSGSLMVLHSQSYAVQQCNYQTRSQLKLNCGILHAKPYIINGSNYAICAASDGSIKFAMLDPVISIEGSTVVDSKALVLSVCKDSYSGKVVGGLSTGKIALIDRGRVVNWWTGHELEVWACYMDGKLIYTGADDSRLRIWDINTLSNSTSNPNNYIAEIKSFGAGVTWISTSDTEIIAGSHDNCLRWFDKRALNCEVKRLKLPGSPWKLVLRDSIFYAAVCQGLVYAFTQDNSLVGTVAQINEKIHYEFENLPQTEHSPLIYSVDVKDNILVATDFYNKRLIVMDATF encoded by the exons ATGGCTAACATACCCGTGTGTTGTCAACCAGATTCAGTAGCTTTTCTGCCCAATTCAAAAGATATTATAGTTGCTACGTACACACATAGTGAAGGTGTACGTAGTGGTAGTTTGATGGTCTTACATTCACAAAGCTACGCTGTACAACAATGTAACTATCAGACCCGTTCACAGTTGAAACTTAATTGTGGCATTTTGCACGCCAAACCATACATAATCAATGGG TCAAACTATGCAATATGTGCTGCATCTGATGGAAGcattaaatttgccatGCTAGATCCAGTGATATCAATAGAAGGATCCACGGTAGTGGATTCTAAGGCTCTAG TACTTTCAGTCTGTAAAGATTCCTATAGTGGAAAGGTTGTAGGAGGTCTTTCCACCGGCAAAATTGCCTTGATAGACCGGGGTAGAGTAGTAAATTGGTG GACTGGGCATGAGCTGGAAGTGTGGGCTTGTTACATGGATGGAAAACTCATATATACCGGGGCAGATGATTCTAGATTGCGTATTTGGGACATTAACACGTTATCAAACAGCACTAGTAATCCGAACAATTACATTGCTGAAATTAA ATCATTTGGTGCCGGTGTAACTTGGATTTCTACTTCTGATACTGAAATAATCGCAGGGAG TCACGACAATTGCCTAAGATGGTTTGACAAACGAGCGTTAAATTGTGAGGTAAAAAGGTTAAAACTTCCGGGTTCTCCCTGGAAATTAGTGCTTCGCGACTCAATTTTTTACGCAGCAGTTTGTCAAGGACTGGTGTATGCATTTACGCAAGACAATAGTTTAGTTGGTACGGTGGCGcaaattaatgaaaaaatacactatgaatttgaaaatttgccCCAAACAGAACACAGCCCCCTAATTTACAGCGTAGATGTCAAGGATAATATTTTGGTGGCAACTGATTTCTATAACAAGAGGTTGATCGTCATGGATGCCACTTTTTAG
- a CDS encoding EXS family (overlaps_old_locusTagID:BBM_III02165): MKFGKKLIELRCPEWADRYVRYKALVALLKKAKEFNASLSKKTIEELELESGLYDLNDNVNRAGSKQLDKLKTRISTNNDTVISIPDLNYYDISYDSNKAVSSKPNGTSLKDKISQKLKALSASVAFNTILPMKYSRQAYDENTQAESLFDFMLREDIRTICKHYLDEIEYMESLLLTVVDENAKRCGKDEGHSRMLQTACIALWEYSDKLKNYLNINILAVYKILKKKDKMLKTNDITDLYPLYKAILSEIDAHNDLNERILNTYRQILGQENNLDHDGLVKIVKDAIEHNSKRVGPLVFFIHGMITLAFIIALIVTFLPINRNVDYVMNILPTLMPFYRFFFLSSLLWYMVGAAQDYMEKYGVNYIFLFNLSGNYCTRGTEYYTMGGALILPIIISYTVYVLDVKYLLFNRHKFYYIYVIVLIVLVLCSLTLIDFGIKRKYILCGIWAIIRVFRGLLIGCFNVSLSDSVLADVMTSYTKIFNDLAYVFCYFYYMLPSTIRNIFPTNKRFYLIPIFTSIPFILRLTQCLTRYINTHDSIHIFNCIKYLLAINAIIISSIPSHVFKVTYTTWIIINSICYTVTTIYTIIWDTCIDWGLTLGTNILLKRGFDPIISPANSSNVTENGNIGSGIHSQKVSVNQEKVYIDDSKGTRLSLGYGIVPVVSDGDGKQKMSGYMHNRKFNVAKDKRIMFPELFYYFVAIVNIFGRVTWALTLFDVKFLSNKVFSYEFGWFFIQIVEVARRTLWVILRLENEHLNNSSKYRAALWIPKMYKCKSLIVRELASIT, from the exons ATGAAATTTGGCAAGAAGCTTATAGAGCTCAGATGTCCCGAATGGGCGGATCGTTATGTCCGTTACAAAGCCCTAGTTGCTTTGCTCAAAAAGGCCAAAGAATTTAACGCATCACTTTCAAAAAAAACAATTGAGGAGCTGGAACTAGAATCAGGGCTTTATGACCTAAATGACAACGTCAATCGTGCAGGTAGTAAGCAACTTGATAAGCTTAAAACCAGGATATCCACAAACAATGACACAGTCATCTCGATTCCCGacttaaattattatgatatatCATATGATTCGAACAAGGCAGTATCTTCCAAACCAAATGGTACATCGCTTAAAGATAAAATAAGCCAGAAATTGAAAGCTCTCTCTGCCTCTGTGGCATTCAACACAATTTTACCTATGAAATACTCGAGACAAGCCTATGACGAAAATACACAAGCTGAAAGTCTTTTTGATTTTATGCTTAGGGAGGATATACGCACCATTTGTAAGCACTATTTGGACGAGATTGAATACATGGAATCGTTATTATTGACAGTAGTGGATGAGAATGCCAAGAGATGCGGAAAAGATGAGGGACATTCTCGAATGTTGCAAACTGCGTGCATTGCATTGTGGGAGTATTCTGACAAACTCAAGAATTATTTGAACATAAATATACTGGCTGTGTACAAGATTTTGAAGAAGAAAGATAAGATGCTCAAGACCAACGATATCACCGATTTATATCCGCTGTATAAGGCAATACTGTCTGAAATAGATGCTCATAACGATCTTAATGAGAGGATATTGAACACTTACAGGCAGATTTTGGGTCAAGAAAATAATCTAGACCATGATGGCCTGGTCAAGATCGTCAAGGATGCAATTGAGCATAATTCAAAGAGGGTAGGGCCCCTTGTGTTTTTTATCCACGGAATGATAACCCTAGCTTTTATCATAGCGTTAATAGTAACATTTCTGCCGATAAACCGAAATGTGGATTACgtgatgaatatattacCCACATTAATGCCGTTCTACCGCTTCTTCTTCCTATCAAGTCTTCTGTGGTATATGGTCGGAGCAGCTCAGGATTATATGGAGAAGTATGGTGTCAATTACATTTTCCTGTTCAATCTTTCTGGTAATTACTGTACTCGGGGCACCGAGTATTATACAATGGGTGGGGCCTTAATACTGCCCATCATCATCTCATACACTGTATACGTACTGGACGTCAAGTATCTACTGTTTAACCGACATAAGTTTTATTATATCTACGTCATAGTGTTAATCGTGTTGGTATTATGCAGTTTAACGCTTATAGATTTTGGGATAAAACGcaagtatattttatgtgGGATATGGGCCATAATTCGCGTTTTCAGAGGCCTACTAATCGGCTGTTTTAACGTAAGCCTCAGCGATTCGGTTCTGGCTGATGTTATGACCTCGTATACTAAGATCTTCAACGATCTGGCCTATGTATTCTGCTACTTCTATTACATGCTACCTTCTACCATTCGGAATATTTTTCCGACTAACAAGCGATTTTACCTAATTCCAATCTTCACCAGTATCCCGTTTATACTTCGCCTGACTCAGTGTTTAACAAG GTATATAAATACCCACGATTCTATACATATATTCAACTGCATCAAGTATCTGCTGGCAATAAACGCAATTATTATTTCCTCAATTCCCAG CCATGTATTTAAAGTAACGTATACCACATGGATAATCATTAACAGCATTTGTTACACAGTAACCACGATATATACGATCATTTGGGACACCTGCATCGATTGGGGCCTGACACTTGGCACCAACATTTTGTTAAA gCGAGGGTTTGACCCTATAATATCTCCAGCAAATTCCAGCAATGTTACCGAAAATGGGAACATAGGATCGGGGATACATTCTCAAAAAGTTTCTGTCAACCAAGAAAAGGTTTACATCGATGATAGCAAAGGCACTCGCTTGAGCTTAGGCTATGGCATCGTACCCGTTGTCAGTGATGGCGATGGTAAACAAAAGATGAGTGGATATATGCACAATAGGAAATTCAATGTTGCAAAGGATAAACGCATCATGTTCCCTGAATTATTCTACTACTTTGTCGCGATCGTCAATATA TTTGGTCGTGTGACGTGGGCACTCACGCTATTTGATGTCAAATTCCTGTCTAATAAGGTATTTTCTTATGAGTTCGGATGGTTTttcattcaaattgtaGAAGTAGCACGGAGGACGCTA TGGGTGATACTTCGGCTGGAGAATGAACACTTGAACAATTCGTCAAAGTATCGGGCCGCGTTGTGGATCCCCAAAATGTACAAATGTAAATCGCTAATAGTGCGCGAGCTGGCTAGTATAACCTAG
- a CDS encoding RING zinc finger protein, putative (overlaps_old_locusTagID:BBM_III02170), which yields MENPVNLGTMIDLTSFSDGIVQGTNPSIMQRRPLNFNSNLHVLLSYVQVVIILSLVSFLVWFIINFQEMNKNKSFGLMELMILFWIIRSIWSILNSTWLSTFYRANNAEPVHCLRVSVMLSNVSGIAWCVAAIFIIFVNPSTDRTSYSYYICKVLFWTAIVLYLLPKVAYIILCALLHLVLYLMVRFNLDVRDLQPKTPNEIIEKLRVVSYKDVKEDILESGISGNSSRSHKAGSFNGTIAIDYEIPTCSICIVELLPDDLIIIMPCDGRHYFHKECIYSWLLRSQECPICRTNVVQFLEAGEVNGN from the exons ATGGAAAACCCGGTAAACTTGGGAACGATGATAGACTTGACAAGTTTTAGCGATGGTATTGTCCAAGGAA cGAATCCGTCCATCATGCAACGGCGTCCATTAAACTTTAATTCAAACTTGCATGTACTTTTAAGCTATGTCCAAGTTGTCATCATTCTCTCACTAGTATCATTTCTTGTCTGGTTCATAATCAATTTCCAAGAGATGAATAAGAACAAATCATTTGGTTTGATGGAGTTAATGATCCTTTTCTGGATTATACGTTCTATTTGGAGTATCCTAAACAGTACTTGGCTGTCGACGTTTTATCGAGCTAATAACGCGGAGCCCGTACATTGTTTACGAGTTTCGGTCATGCTTTCAAACGTTTCAGGAATTGCTTGGTGTGTTGCTGCCATTTTCATTATCTTTGTAAATCCCTCTACAGATAGAACATCGTATTCTTACTACATCTGCAAAGTGTTGTTTTGGACCGCAATTGTCTTATACTTGCTTCCAAAAGTCGCCTATATTATTCTTTGCGCACTTCTGCACCTTGTCCTGTACCTTATGGTACGATTCAATCTGGATGTTCGTGATTTGCAGCCAAAAACTCCAAAT GAAATTATCGAAAAACTGCGAGTAGTTTCATATAAAGACGTTAAGGAGGATATTCTAGAATCTGGTATAAGTGGTAATTCCAGTAGATCCCATAAAGCCGGCAGTTTCAATGGGACAATAGCTATTGACTATGAAATTCCAACCTGTTCCATATGTATTGTGGAGCTGTTACCAGATGATCTTATTATAATCATGCCCTGCGATGGGAGGCATTACTTTCACAAAGAATGTATATATTCTTGGTTGCTGCGTAGTCAAGAATGCCCAATTTGTCGTACCAATGTAGTACAGTTTTTGGAGGCTGGAGAAGTAAACGGAAATTAA